A window of Pedobacter lusitanus contains these coding sequences:
- a CDS encoding DUF4397 domain-containing protein: MKTKLFLKNLLKGTAILSLAVLVSSCKKNDVDSSGSANIKVVNASPSSPNQGFYLANKTVVASGLSFATASAYISTNSGNNLVAEFRSDGSSTAYASGKSDIKNGASYTIFLAGDGQAARVKFFEDDRSAPASGQAKVRFIHLSDGAPANIDIRRSTGENVAANLGRDVATNFTTIAPGILSLRIYAAGQTTSLGSFDLTAFAADKTYTVYITGSTANSISVRQITQE, from the coding sequence ATGAAAACGAAATTATTCTTAAAAAACCTGCTTAAGGGCACGGCCATTTTATCTCTTGCCGTATTGGTATCGTCCTGCAAAAAAAATGATGTTGACAGCTCAGGTTCTGCGAATATTAAAGTGGTAAACGCCTCGCCATCATCACCTAACCAGGGCTTTTATTTAGCCAATAAAACAGTTGTAGCCAGTGGATTATCATTTGCAACCGCATCTGCTTATATCTCTACAAATTCAGGCAATAATCTTGTAGCTGAATTTAGAAGTGACGGATCATCAACAGCTTATGCATCGGGAAAATCTGATATTAAAAATGGTGCCAGCTACACGATATTTCTAGCTGGTGACGGACAGGCCGCAAGAGTGAAGTTTTTTGAAGACGACCGCAGTGCGCCTGCAAGCGGACAGGCAAAAGTGAGATTTATTCATTTAAGTGACGGAGCTCCTGCAAATATTGACATCAGACGTTCAACTGGTGAAAATGTAGCTGCAAATCTTGGTCGCGATGTTGCTACTAATTTTACAACTATAGCACCTGGTATTCTTTCTCTTAGAATTTATGCTGCCGGTCAGACTACAAGTCTGGGCAGTTTTGACTTAACAGCATTTGCCGCTGATAAAACTTACACCGTTTATATCACCGGTTCTACTGCTAATTCAATCTCTGTACGTCAGATTACGCAGGAATAA
- a CDS encoding glycoside hydrolase, whose product MKLSHLILFVPVLLALSCKKENVQLQQKLSNAKNDAVEVTKDTANITLSWNKTYQKIEGFGAFGGRITPFFESPKRDSIMNYLWGETGLQLTIIRGKIIRSYPFDKQSGVVTIKPAGSDIDMDVNGAEYKKLTEDQKEQIGQLWILKKAKERYQLPIMFASAWTPPLYMKTNPDSESAKNFNGLNFKCCSTDFARYISGFTKAYQNEGINFYAISPTNEPENIFSDWDASYWDSKHLGEFLTNNLRPALNDAGLTSTKIISSENAAWGTANSFLSGMDKSNVDILAGHGYVEIGDLIFGKRGLNQNPKPWTFSTGNKPVWLTETSDDGGTYDGTITGGLKLATSMHKFLAECNVSAFVYWLGMLAVKNNESLIGTNSDGSLEFPKTYDVMGQFSKAIHPGYVRFDSKLQNNSTLKISAYKDPVSGKFSLVVINPGQKAVICKLRLDGFTAGLLNAYQTTESNTRWQNSAPIAVKSNGIFEIMVPATGVITFTGNKG is encoded by the coding sequence ATGAAATTATCCCATCTGATTTTATTTGTGCCGGTATTACTGGCTTTATCCTGTAAAAAAGAAAATGTACAGCTTCAGCAAAAGCTCAGCAATGCGAAAAACGATGCTGTAGAAGTCACTAAAGACACGGCAAACATTACACTATCCTGGAACAAGACCTACCAGAAGATTGAAGGTTTTGGTGCTTTTGGCGGACGCATTACTCCTTTTTTTGAATCTCCTAAAAGAGATAGCATTATGAATTACCTGTGGGGAGAAACAGGCTTACAGCTGACTATCATCCGTGGAAAAATTATCCGCAGTTATCCTTTTGATAAACAAAGTGGTGTGGTAACCATCAAACCGGCAGGTTCGGATATTGATATGGATGTAAATGGTGCGGAATACAAAAAACTAACTGAAGACCAGAAGGAACAGATTGGCCAGCTCTGGATCCTGAAAAAAGCAAAAGAACGTTATCAGTTACCTATCATGTTTGCCAGTGCCTGGACACCTCCGCTGTATATGAAAACAAATCCGGACAGCGAAAGTGCCAAAAATTTCAATGGCCTTAATTTCAAGTGCTGCTCTACAGATTTTGCCCGTTATATTTCAGGATTTACAAAAGCTTATCAGAATGAAGGAATTAACTTTTATGCAATTTCACCAACCAATGAGCCGGAGAATATTTTTTCTGACTGGGATGCTTCTTACTGGGATTCAAAACATCTGGGTGAATTTTTAACCAACAATCTTCGTCCTGCTTTAAATGATGCAGGCTTAACTTCTACCAAAATTATCTCTTCTGAAAATGCAGCCTGGGGAACAGCTAATTCTTTTTTGTCTGGAATGGATAAATCCAATGTCGATATCCTGGCCGGACATGGCTATGTAGAAATCGGCGATCTTATTTTTGGCAAAAGGGGTTTGAACCAGAATCCAAAACCCTGGACATTCAGTACGGGGAACAAACCAGTCTGGTTAACTGAGACCTCTGATGATGGCGGTACTTATGATGGTACAATCACTGGTGGGTTAAAACTGGCAACAAGCATGCATAAATTCCTGGCAGAATGTAATGTCAGTGCATTTGTATACTGGCTGGGTATGCTGGCTGTTAAAAACAACGAATCCCTCATAGGCACTAATAGTGATGGCAGTCTGGAATTCCCTAAAACTTATGATGTAATGGGACAGTTTTCTAAAGCTATACATCCGGGTTATGTTCGTTTTGATTCTAAACTGCAAAATAACTCTACATTGAAAATATCGGCCTACAAAGATCCGGTAAGTGGTAAGTTCAGCCTGGTTGTAATTAACCCGGGTCAGAAAGCAGTGATATGCAAACTCCGCTTAGATGGCTTCACTGCCGGATTGCTAAATGCTTATCAGACTACTGAAAGCAACACAAGATGGCAAAACAGTGCTCCTATAGCTGTAAAGTCAAATGGAATCTTTGAAATTATGGTTCCTGCTACGGGTGTGATCACCTTTACAGGTAATAAAGGATAA
- a CDS encoding DUF4136 domain-containing protein, giving the protein MKKLVLVLFAVAAVFSGCSSYNYYSVTRKPLDPAKYKTFAWIPEGKSKSTSIYNNDIATDKIVESASQEMGKRNFVLQNENPDLLLRYTAIVNKEIKEYSDPVYYNPPPRILPRVSYYRGRGVYYYSYYNPLPIYVGERERSIRVKANSIMIDIIDRKTSKVIWRGWAEGEVDNPEKAINEIPEVISNIFKKLS; this is encoded by the coding sequence ATGAAAAAGCTAGTTTTAGTATTGTTTGCTGTAGCAGCTGTATTTTCAGGATGCTCTTCATACAATTATTATTCAGTGACCCGTAAGCCACTGGATCCCGCAAAATATAAAACCTTCGCCTGGATACCTGAGGGTAAATCAAAGTCAACCTCCATATATAATAATGATATAGCTACAGATAAAATTGTAGAGTCTGCCAGCCAGGAAATGGGAAAGAGGAATTTCGTTCTTCAAAATGAAAATCCCGATTTATTGTTACGGTACACCGCGATAGTAAATAAAGAAATTAAAGAGTATAGCGACCCGGTGTATTATAATCCTCCGCCAAGAATATTACCACGCGTATCCTACTATCGTGGAAGAGGGGTCTATTATTATTCTTATTACAATCCGCTTCCCATTTATGTAGGAGAAAGGGAAAGAAGTATAAGAGTAAAGGCTAACAGTATCATGATTGATATAATCGATCGTAAAACCTCTAAAGTGATCTGGAGAGGGTGGGCCGAAGGAGAAGTTGATAATCCTGAGAAAGCGATTAATGAAATTCCCGAAGTAATAAGTAATATTTTTAAGAAGCTGTCTTAA
- a CDS encoding cobyric acid synthase, with the protein MEIQRKLKPIMFVGTSSDVGKSVITAGFCRIFKQDGYSPAPFKAQNMSLNSYATPQGLEIGRAQAVQAEAAGIPCHTDMNPVLLKPTNDQTAQVILNGKPIGNQSAKEYFLSADRDELFEEVKRAWQRLASRYSPIVMEGAGSISELNLKKRDITNMRMAIAAGAATYLITDIDRGGIFASLYGTMTLLEPEEKACIKGIIINKFRGDADLFQDGKKMIEELCGVPVIGIIPYFKDIFIEEEDAVSLKLKRNQPASGKVNIAVVLLSRMSNFTDFDRLDKDSRINLYYTHTITGISQADIIILPGSKNTIEDLMELRANGLADAIILARSAGKTVIGICGGYQMMGKIIRDPQQIESAAGEIAGLDILPVETILLSEKTTRQCHFTYRHFPGECMGYEIHMGETLVHGEGRPVAYLEEKQTDGYFLSEKCWGSYLHGILDNQVVINDLVAPYTDLQVESVDYLEFRSQQYDKLALLLRENLDIDQVYQHIKD; encoded by the coding sequence ATGGAAATTCAAAGGAAACTCAAACCCATAATGTTTGTTGGAACCTCATCTGATGTAGGTAAAAGTGTGATTACGGCCGGATTTTGCCGGATCTTTAAGCAGGATGGCTATTCGCCCGCGCCATTTAAAGCGCAGAATATGTCGCTGAATAGTTATGCTACTCCACAGGGGCTGGAAATAGGCAGAGCACAGGCTGTGCAGGCCGAAGCAGCTGGTATTCCCTGTCATACAGACATGAACCCGGTGTTACTTAAACCTACCAATGATCAGACTGCACAGGTTATTCTGAATGGAAAACCTATAGGTAATCAAAGTGCGAAGGAATATTTTTTATCTGCAGACCGGGATGAATTGTTTGAAGAGGTTAAACGGGCATGGCAAAGATTAGCCTCACGCTACTCACCAATTGTCATGGAAGGAGCAGGGAGTATCTCAGAATTGAATCTCAAAAAACGTGATATTACCAATATGCGGATGGCGATAGCTGCCGGTGCGGCAACTTATCTCATTACAGATATTGACAGGGGAGGAATTTTTGCCAGCCTCTATGGAACGATGACTTTACTGGAACCTGAAGAAAAAGCCTGTATTAAAGGAATTATAATTAATAAATTCCGTGGTGATGCTGATCTTTTTCAGGATGGAAAAAAAATGATAGAAGAGTTGTGCGGAGTCCCGGTTATCGGAATTATTCCTTATTTCAAAGATATTTTTATTGAAGAAGAAGATGCGGTCTCCCTGAAACTGAAACGTAACCAGCCGGCAAGTGGAAAAGTCAATATTGCTGTTGTGCTTTTAAGCAGGATGTCTAATTTTACAGATTTTGACCGTTTAGATAAAGACAGCAGAATCAATCTGTATTATACACATACAATAACGGGCATTTCTCAGGCTGATATTATTATCCTGCCAGGCAGTAAAAATACGATTGAAGATCTGATGGAACTCAGAGCTAACGGGCTTGCTGATGCCATTATTCTTGCCCGTTCAGCCGGTAAGACTGTGATCGGTATTTGCGGGGGATATCAGATGATGGGTAAGATTATCAGAGATCCGCAGCAGATTGAGTCTGCAGCCGGAGAAATCGCCGGACTGGATATTTTACCGGTAGAAACCATATTACTGTCAGAAAAAACAACCAGACAATGCCATTTTACTTACCGGCATTTTCCCGGAGAATGTATGGGTTATGAAATTCATATGGGCGAAACACTGGTCCATGGAGAAGGCAGACCTGTAGCGTATCTCGAAGAAAAACAGACTGACGGTTATTTTTTGTCAGAAAAATGCTGGGGTTCCTATCTGCATGGGATTCTGGATAATCAGGTAGTCATCAATGATTTGGTCGCTCCATATACAGATTTGCAGGTAGAATCTGTCGATTATCTTGAGTTCCGGAGCCAGCAATATGATAAATTAGCTTTATTATTGAGAGAAAACCTGGATATTGACCAGGTATATCAGCATATCAAAGATTAA
- a CDS encoding peroxiredoxin family protein, whose product MYKKTLTIGLLALLSVGAKAQTSLQQGAWRAALQRNDGNKIIFNLDIQQQKGKTVFYIVNDPEKMLADDVTIVKDSVFINMPVFESAFRLKIISKDSLSGTWIRKTTSKDIVMPFTATTKQAFRFPAVNGNATESADGKWKIDFVKGTGSEREAIGQFSQKGNQVTGSILTPSGDYRYLSGIVTGDSLQLSTFDGIHAMVFTGKINKGNITDGNLYSGPVSKEKWTALKDDKAALSTEQVTKLKDGEDGSLNFSFPDLDGKQVSIKDKRFKDKVVIIQLMGSWCPNCMDETAFLSEYYKKNKQRGVEIIGLAYEYTTDVKRSTASIRKFQKKFDVKYSLLITPTTVSDSLHTEKTLPQLTAIKVFPTTLILNKSGKVTEITTDFYGPGTGDYYTRYKAAFEKKIDELLAQ is encoded by the coding sequence ATGTATAAAAAGACCCTGACTATAGGTTTGTTAGCCCTTTTATCTGTTGGTGCAAAGGCACAGACTTCTCTTCAGCAGGGAGCCTGGCGTGCTGCACTGCAAAGAAATGACGGAAACAAGATTATTTTTAACCTGGATATCCAGCAGCAAAAAGGAAAAACAGTATTCTATATTGTGAATGATCCTGAAAAAATGCTTGCTGATGATGTGACCATCGTTAAAGATTCCGTATTTATCAATATGCCGGTTTTTGAGTCTGCATTCAGATTAAAAATTATATCAAAAGACAGCCTTTCCGGAACATGGATCAGAAAAACCACTTCCAAAGATATTGTAATGCCTTTCACTGCAACAACAAAACAGGCTTTTCGTTTTCCTGCTGTCAATGGCAATGCAACTGAAAGTGCAGATGGGAAATGGAAAATTGATTTTGTAAAAGGTACAGGATCAGAAAGGGAGGCCATTGGTCAGTTCTCACAAAAAGGAAATCAGGTAACAGGTTCAATACTTACGCCTTCTGGTGATTACCGTTATCTGTCAGGAATAGTAACCGGAGATTCACTTCAGCTATCAACTTTTGATGGTATTCATGCCATGGTCTTTACCGGAAAGATTAATAAAGGAAATATTACTGATGGTAATCTATACAGCGGACCGGTTTCAAAAGAAAAATGGACCGCATTAAAAGATGACAAAGCAGCTTTATCAACTGAACAGGTTACTAAACTTAAAGATGGTGAAGATGGAAGTTTAAATTTCAGTTTTCCTGATCTTGACGGGAAACAGGTTTCCATTAAAGACAAACGTTTTAAAGATAAAGTAGTGATCATCCAGTTAATGGGATCTTGGTGTCCTAATTGCATGGACGAAACAGCCTTTCTAAGCGAGTATTACAAAAAGAACAAACAAAGAGGTGTAGAAATTATTGGACTTGCCTACGAGTACACTACTGACGTTAAACGTTCAACTGCGAGTATACGTAAGTTTCAGAAAAAATTTGATGTGAAATATTCATTACTGATTACGCCTACTACAGTATCTGATTCTTTACATACAGAGAAAACACTACCGCAGTTAACAGCGATTAAAGTATTTCCAACTACCCTGATTTTGAATAAGAGCGGGAAAGTAACAGAAATTACAACGGATTTTTACGGCCCGGGAACCGGCGATTATTATACCAGGTATAAAGCAGCTTTTGAGAAAAAGATTGATGAGTTACTGGCGCAGTAA
- a CDS encoding TonB-dependent receptor domain-containing protein has product MKLFRFLLLFSGFAFFLQTVQAQNQPVTGNIYDSQTKQALAGVSIKTSDNKLLTVSDKNGYFKIENTTSDQHYKFVLLGFKTQDVDYSKKEGVLNIQLDADESSLNEVRVTGFAGNRTKKETAGSVGMITSKDINRGSALSFQSALNSIPGVRMDQSTLSEARISIRGNGVRSSYGLRNIKVYLNDIPVTEADGTTRIEALDVNSIGRAEVIKGPASSIYGAGTGGVINFQLQRSPYQEQSLEASGLAGSYGLHRLAATYRNGGDKINSYVSYGWQEYDGYREHSNDMRRFLSGNFQLFPSNRRIITLLLNRTTQYSQIPGSLTADQVVANPLQANASNLDKQAGRYQTWTRVGLGQQYQINDQLSNSTSVFTYSYDLNHPLPYAYLRNYYQSYGGRTSFTYNPGFSELPTKFIVGAEFNEGLTKGTQYVNNKGTEGAITGNIDYRNTLYSLFYQSETQLGARTLLTLGLSYNSLKYDVSNYLVPAQSGIKDFKPQATPRIAISHNFAEELSLHASVSTGFSPPSSSEVKNVDGSINPVLQAEKAINYEINAKGNLLNSRLSYDLSLFKMDMKGELIGQSVQQGITIYNNAGKTTHNGAELALSWQALKSEDNLGIAVLRPFVALTYSAFKFRDYQILNAKNEVTASYNGNALTGISPWVISAGLDLETRFGLYGYLNYYYNDKMPLNDKNSDYNASYQVVNAKVGYKGRLGKAFEVNIYAGIDNLFNESYSSILSLNAVGYGGAQPAYFNPSPKRNGYAGLGVKYFF; this is encoded by the coding sequence ATGAAGCTTTTCAGATTTCTTCTGCTATTCAGCGGTTTTGCATTTTTTCTGCAGACCGTTCAGGCACAAAATCAACCTGTGACAGGTAATATTTATGACTCTCAAACCAAACAGGCACTTGCCGGTGTGAGTATCAAAACATCCGATAATAAATTACTTACCGTATCAGATAAAAACGGATACTTTAAGATTGAAAATACAACATCAGATCAGCATTATAAATTTGTTCTGCTGGGTTTTAAAACGCAGGATGTAGATTACAGTAAAAAAGAAGGAGTGCTGAATATTCAGCTCGACGCAGACGAGTCCAGTTTGAATGAAGTACGTGTGACTGGTTTTGCCGGTAACCGGACCAAGAAGGAAACTGCAGGCTCTGTCGGAATGATTACCAGTAAAGATATCAATCGTGGCAGCGCCCTGTCCTTTCAATCAGCACTCAACTCTATACCAGGTGTCAGAATGGATCAGAGTACACTTTCTGAAGCCAGGATTTCGATTCGTGGAAACGGAGTCAGATCATCGTATGGATTAAGAAATATCAAAGTCTATCTGAATGATATTCCCGTTACTGAAGCCGACGGAACTACCAGAATTGAGGCTTTGGATGTCAACAGCATTGGCAGGGCCGAAGTGATCAAAGGTCCCGCCTCCAGTATATATGGTGCCGGTACAGGTGGTGTTATCAATTTCCAGTTACAACGTTCTCCTTATCAGGAACAAAGCCTGGAAGCCTCCGGTTTAGCAGGTAGCTATGGTTTACACCGTCTGGCCGCAACTTATCGCAATGGCGGAGATAAAATTAACAGTTATGTTTCCTATGGATGGCAGGAGTATGACGGATACAGGGAACACAGCAATGATATGCGCAGATTTCTTTCAGGAAACTTTCAGCTGTTTCCAAGTAACAGACGTATTATTACTTTATTACTCAACCGTACTACGCAGTATTCACAGATTCCAGGATCACTGACTGCAGATCAGGTTGTTGCTAACCCTTTGCAGGCTAATGCCAGTAATCTGGATAAACAGGCTGGCCGTTATCAGACCTGGACAAGAGTAGGACTTGGACAGCAATACCAGATCAATGACCAGTTGTCTAACAGCACCAGTGTATTTACTTACTCCTATGATTTAAATCACCCTTTACCATATGCCTATCTTAGAAATTATTATCAGAGTTATGGTGGCCGGACCAGTTTTACTTATAATCCAGGTTTTTCTGAATTACCAACTAAATTTATTGTTGGTGCTGAATTCAATGAAGGGCTTACTAAAGGAACGCAGTATGTAAACAACAAAGGTACAGAAGGTGCAATCACAGGTAATATAGATTACAGAAATACACTTTATTCTTTGTTTTATCAATCAGAAACCCAGCTTGGAGCACGTACACTGTTAACCCTTGGGCTGAGTTATAACAGTCTGAAATATGATGTGTCAAATTATCTTGTTCCGGCACAGAGTGGGATAAAGGATTTCAAACCACAAGCAACTCCCCGTATTGCAATCAGTCATAATTTTGCTGAAGAACTGAGTCTGCATGCCAGTGTAAGTACAGGTTTCTCGCCGCCTTCAAGCTCAGAAGTCAAAAATGTAGACGGGTCAATTAATCCTGTGCTACAGGCAGAAAAGGCAATTAATTATGAAATTAATGCTAAAGGTAACCTGTTGAATTCCCGTTTGAGTTATGATCTTTCCCTGTTTAAAATGGATATGAAAGGAGAGTTAATCGGGCAGTCCGTTCAGCAGGGGATTACCATTTACAATAATGCAGGGAAAACAACACATAACGGGGCGGAGCTGGCTCTGTCATGGCAAGCCTTAAAATCAGAAGATAATCTTGGAATAGCAGTCCTGAGACCATTTGTTGCCCTGACTTATTCAGCTTTCAAATTCAGGGATTATCAGATTCTGAATGCAAAGAATGAAGTAACAGCTTCTTATAACGGTAATGCACTGACCGGTATTTCACCCTGGGTAATCAGTGCTGGTCTTGATTTGGAAACCCGTTTTGGTTTATATGGATATTTAAATTATTACTACAATGATAAAATGCCATTAAATGATAAAAACTCTGATTATAATGCATCATATCAGGTAGTTAATGCTAAGGTTGGGTATAAGGGCAGACTGGGAAAGGCCTTTGAAGTTAATATTTATGCAGGAATAGATAACCTGTTCAATGAATCATATAGTTCAATCTTATCTTTAAATGCAGTTGGATATGGTGGTGCCCAGCCAGCTTACTTTAACCCTTCGCCTAAAAGAAACGGATATGCCGGATTGGGTGTGAAGTATTTCTTCTAG
- a CDS encoding SDR family oxidoreductase has protein sequence MDLQLKDKIIIVTGGAKGIGEGIVRQLANEGAIPVVVGRKEADNLKLVNEIIAEGKQAFQVVAELTDPKSTEETIHTVIRIFGKIDGLVNNAGVNDGVGLESGNYQSFVDSLHKNVIHYYLMAHHALPYLKKSKGAIVNIGSKVADTGQGGTSAYAASNGARNALTREWAVELLPHSIRVNAVIVAECYTPLYQTWISSLPEPEKKLKDITAKIPFEQRMTTTAEIADTAVFLLSPRSGHTTGQLVYVDGGYVHLDRSI, from the coding sequence ATGGATCTGCAATTAAAAGATAAAATAATCATTGTTACCGGTGGAGCAAAAGGAATTGGCGAAGGGATTGTTCGTCAGCTGGCAAATGAAGGTGCTATTCCAGTTGTTGTAGGCAGAAAAGAAGCAGATAATCTGAAGCTGGTCAATGAAATTATTGCCGAAGGCAAGCAGGCCTTTCAGGTCGTTGCAGAGCTGACAGATCCAAAAAGTACAGAAGAAACCATTCATACAGTTATCAGGATTTTTGGTAAAATTGATGGCCTGGTGAACAATGCAGGAGTAAATGATGGGGTAGGACTGGAGAGCGGCAATTACCAGTCATTTGTAGATAGTTTGCATAAAAATGTAATTCACTATTACCTGATGGCTCATCATGCACTTCCTTATCTGAAAAAAAGTAAAGGAGCTATTGTGAATATTGGTTCAAAGGTAGCTGATACAGGACAGGGCGGGACATCAGCCTATGCGGCGTCAAACGGAGCCAGAAATGCACTGACAAGAGAATGGGCAGTGGAATTGCTGCCTCATAGTATCCGTGTAAATGCGGTCATTGTAGCGGAATGTTATACCCCTTTGTATCAGACCTGGATCAGTTCGCTGCCGGAACCGGAGAAGAAGCTGAAAGATATTACTGCAAAAATTCCTTTCGAACAAAGAATGACTACTACTGCAGAAATTGCCGATACAGCTGTATTCCTGCTGTCTCCCAGATCAGGTCATACTACCGGGCAGCTGGTTTATGTTGATGGCGGTTATGTTCATCTGGACCGGTCTATATAA
- a CDS encoding VOC family protein, producing the protein MNNYKDQQTILSYLMLENAIEFIEFVKTVFNAEITLLNIAADNRTVLSAEIKIGHSVLLLSEAADKYGKAVGNLFIYVGDADETFQRAIFHGASVVTELSDMDYGRCGGIEDPFGNTWWITSTA; encoded by the coding sequence ATGAATAATTACAAGGATCAACAAACGATACTCTCCTATCTGATGCTTGAAAATGCAATAGAATTTATTGAATTTGTCAAAACGGTTTTTAATGCGGAAATTACTTTACTGAATATAGCTGCTGATAACAGAACTGTTCTGTCTGCAGAAATCAAAATAGGACATAGCGTACTGCTGTTATCTGAAGCAGCTGATAAATATGGAAAAGCCGTTGGTAATTTATTCATCTATGTAGGTGATGCTGATGAAACATTCCAGAGAGCTATATTTCATGGCGCATCTGTAGTGACTGAATTATCAGATATGGATTATGGACGATGCGGAGGTATAGAAGATCCTTTTGGAAATACCTGGTGGATAACCTCTACAGCATAA
- a CDS encoding inositol-3-phosphate synthase, whose translation MHNQGKKIRVAILGVGNCASSLVQGVEFYTKHADKTSGLMANDIGGYKAADIEFVCGFDIDERKIGQPLKAAIFAKPNCTIVLNADIESEAPIYRSPVIDGVSPQMAAYPEANRFVIKEELKNTDILIDGVTYDKAQVAGLRAEIIAQLRKHEVEVLINYLPVGSQLATEFYAEICIELGISLVNCIPVFIASDPVWEQKFIEAGIPIIGDDMRSQFGASIVSQMLQELAFERGHHVKAHIQRNVGGNTDFLNMEDKNRLKSKKISKENVIRAQNDIRGISTEDSFLHAGPSEYISFYGDNKVANFRLELEGFMGAPVIFDAQLSVQDSPNSAGVVIDAIRYVYVARELGLVGALRGPSASTQKTPPEQMMFSDAIYECHALAKRELTASTKKQLKK comes from the coding sequence ATGCATAACCAAGGAAAGAAAATCAGAGTTGCAATTTTAGGCGTAGGTAATTGCGCCAGCTCGCTAGTACAAGGCGTGGAATTTTACACTAAACATGCAGACAAGACATCAGGATTGATGGCTAATGATATTGGTGGATATAAAGCGGCTGACATTGAATTCGTTTGCGGATTTGATATAGACGAAAGAAAAATCGGCCAGCCATTAAAGGCTGCTATTTTTGCTAAACCAAACTGTACAATCGTACTTAATGCTGACATAGAATCAGAAGCTCCAATATACAGATCACCGGTTATTGATGGTGTATCTCCGCAAATGGCTGCTTATCCTGAGGCTAACAGGTTCGTGATCAAGGAAGAATTGAAAAATACTGATATTCTTATTGATGGTGTTACCTATGACAAGGCTCAGGTAGCTGGCTTACGAGCTGAAATTATTGCGCAATTGCGTAAACACGAAGTTGAAGTTTTAATCAATTACCTGCCTGTGGGTTCACAGCTGGCTACAGAATTCTATGCAGAAATCTGTATTGAGTTAGGTATCTCTTTAGTTAACTGTATTCCGGTATTTATTGCTTCAGATCCTGTATGGGAGCAAAAATTCATTGAGGCAGGTATTCCAATTATCGGAGATGATATGCGCAGTCAGTTTGGTGCAAGTATTGTTTCGCAGATGCTTCAGGAACTGGCTTTCGAAAGAGGACACCATGTAAAAGCCCATATCCAGAGAAATGTTGGTGGAAATACAGATTTCCTGAACATGGAAGATAAAAACCGTTTGAAATCCAAAAAGATCTCTAAAGAGAATGTGATTCGTGCACAGAATGATATCAGAGGTATTTCGACTGAAGATAGCTTCCTGCATGCTGGTCCTTCAGAGTATATCTCATTTTACGGAGATAATAAAGTAGCTAATTTCCGTTTGGAATTAGAAGGCTTTATGGGTGCTCCGGTAATCTTTGACGCACAGCTTTCAGTTCAGGATTCACCTAACTCTGCCGGTGTGGTTATTGACGCGATCAGATATGTATATGTGGCCAGAGAATTAGGTCTGGTAGGAGCGCTTAGAGGACCTTCGGCTTCAACTCAGAAAACACCACCGGAACAAATGATGTTCAGTGATGCCATCTATGAATGTCATGCTTTAGCGAAACGCGAACTGACAGCATCCACCAAAAAGCAATTAAAAAAATAA